CTTAATTCATAAATGTAAGATTTATTTAATTTAAAGCAACCTACAGCATCAAATAAAAACCGAACAACAACCCCTTCTTTTGCTTTCTGAATTAATATGTCTTTTATTTCTTGACCAATTTCATCATCACGAACGATGTAGTACTCTAAATGAATGTGATCTTCTGCTTTTCTTAGTGCATGTTTTATATGAGTAAATGTTTCTTTTCCATCAGTTAACACCTTTGTATCTGATTGAAATGAGACTGGATTGTTTGCTAATTTATGAGCTAGACGAAATAGCTTTTGCTGATGGTCTCTCATTTCATTTAATTTCGATTCATCTAATGGACGGTTCCCTTCTATTTTATAAAACGCTTGTTCGTCGAGAATCGCCTTTTTGGTAAATGACTTCCGTTTTCGATGATTTTGCCCAAACATTAAATAAAAGAAGAATCCAACAATCGGAAAAGTACCTAAAACAACCAGCCAAGTAACTGTTTTTGTCGGGTTTCGATTTTCCAAGAATATGACCAGGGCGATAAAAAAAGCAGAGAGTGAGAAAATAATACTCACTCCACCGACGAGCCAGTTCTCCCAATATCCTCTTGTGATATACAATAAAAACGAAATAATAATTAAGAAAACAGTGATCTGTATCCGCTTAAGCATAAATAATCTCCTTTTAGACACATTGCTCCTTATATAAAGATATATACTATCTTTCTTCAAACTGTCAAATAAACCTTCTTCACTGCATGTAATAATCTCACGCTGCATTAGCTGTCATATACGAGCCAAAACAAATAAGACTGATCCTTAATCATTTAGGACCAGTCGTTAAATTAAGCAAATTGTTTTCTGATTTCTGTTAAAGCATCCGAGGCAATAATTGTATTACCATATTCTTGAATGCGGTGAATTGTAATATCCGATTCATAGCCAAACTCAAGCATACGGCTTAATAAATTATCTTGTTCTTCGTCACTGTACTTTTCATCTAATGTTACAAAAATGTAGTACGTATTTTCAAATGAATAAAAGCTAGTATCTACATCTTCATTAAAGGAATGACTGAGAGAGATGACATCTTCCAAATCGTTAAAACCGATAACAACACTAAGAGAAGAATCTGTATCTAGATCATTCTCATCATTCGTAAATTGACTGTCTAACATATCGACAATGTTATTATCCACAGGCATTTCATCCTTTTCATCATCGAGTGGGATTTCAAGTTTTACGTTACCGTCATTAACTTGACCTTGCGTCACAATGACTTCTAGACCTTGATCCATTGCATGAACTTGCACCCATAATGGCCCTGAGATCTCAATATTCTCCTGGTCATTTACTTCACTCATCATTTCGAAGAACAATTCTTCTCCACGTTCACGGTTATACCAAATTTCATCTTTATCAAATCCTCGACGCTCTATGTCGTTATACGTAATAAAAAACTTCACAGTAGAATCGTTAATTCTTTCAATTTCCATTTGTTCTCACCCTTTCTCGAGTCTTTAAAACTTAGAGAACAATTTCTCAAATACGTATTATTTCTTAATACCCAATAATACTGTACATTAACCGTCATCTCTTTTAGTTATACTCTTATTTTAAGCGATTTTTAGTAAACAATAAAGCCACCTTTTTAAATAAAATAAGTCCATTCAAGGTTTAAAAAGATTTTTTGCTTTCACCTAATTTGGCGATCTCTCCCTTGTTTTTCACGACTTAAAAATCAGTTTTCAGACAGTATAAACTAGTTTTACTCAAAGATCAATGTTCTATTACCAGAAAGGCTTGTATATATATAAATGAAGTCCTTGTACAAAAAATTCATTTGTCTTCTTAATTAATATTTTAATTGTAGACCTTAGGGGGAATCAACCTTTGAGCTCAGAATTCCTTACACAATTATTAATGGTTATCGGGATTGATATTATTTTGGGTGGAGATAATGCGATTGTTGTTGCTCTCGCTTGCCGAAATTTACCTCCACATTTAAGAAATAAAGCAATCGTTTTAGGGATCCTTCTCGCTATTGCAGCACGGGGAGTTCTCACTCTTGTTGCAGTTGAATTATTAGCAATCCCATATTTAATGTCCATTGGAGGTATCCTCCTTTTATGGATCGCATACCGATTGTTAGTTTCAGCTGAAGAAGAGCATTCGATTTCCAGCAAGCCAAGAGTAAGAGATGCCATTAAAACCATCGTAGTTGCTGATATTGTCATGGGCTTTGATAATGTATTAGCTATTGCTGGCGTTGCACAAGGTAATGGTCTCATCGCATTAATTGGTCTTGTAATCTCTGTCCCCATTATCATTTGGGGGAGTAAAATTATTCTTTTCTTAATGAAAAAGTTTCCATTTATTATTTATATAGGATCAGCTATCTTAGTGTATACTGCAGCAAAAATGATTCTACATGAGCAAGTCATCCAAGAATGGATCCATTCACTCGGGCTTTCAAACGGGATGTTTATTTACCTGCTTATTGCTTTCATTTTATTTATTGGTTGGGCAATCAATCATATAAAAGGAATTGAATTTTTCCACACGCTTCGCTTCAGCCGTAATAAAAAACAATAACAATAAGGCTGTCTAAAAATAAGTGTCAAGTTTTTCTAATGGTTCAGAAGAAACTAGACACTTGTTAGACAGCCTCTAAATTATTTTCCTACTTTATAAGTAATTCCCCTATTTATAACAGTAGTAAATTTCTTTCAAAGACAACAAATTGCAAAATGTTAAGCTTG
The Bacillus shivajii DNA segment above includes these coding regions:
- the mecA gene encoding adaptor protein MecA, translated to MEIERINDSTVKFFITYNDIERRGFDKDEIWYNRERGEELFFEMMSEVNDQENIEISGPLWVQVHAMDQGLEVIVTQGQVNDGNVKLEIPLDDEKDEMPVDNNIVDMLDSQFTNDENDLDTDSSLSVVIGFNDLEDVISLSHSFNEDVDTSFYSFENTYYIFVTLDEKYSDEEQDNLLSRMLEFGYESDITIHRIQEYGNTIIASDALTEIRKQFA
- a CDS encoding TerC family protein, whose product is MSSEFLTQLLMVIGIDIILGGDNAIVVALACRNLPPHLRNKAIVLGILLAIAARGVLTLVAVELLAIPYLMSIGGILLLWIAYRLLVSAEEEHSISSKPRVRDAIKTIVVADIVMGFDNVLAIAGVAQGNGLIALIGLVISVPIIIWGSKIILFLMKKFPFIIYIGSAILVYTAAKMILHEQVIQEWIHSLGLSNGMFIYLLIAFILFIGWAINHIKGIEFFHTLRFSRNKKQ